One Methanothermobacter tenebrarum DNA segment encodes these proteins:
- a CDS encoding pyridoxamine 5'-phosphate oxidase family protein: protein MLTDEMKEAIEKNLVFVATASSDGTPNVVPIGFARPIDDKRILIVDVFMKKTLSNLEENPKMSIIVQNAKEHPYQFKGVAEIFKSGEFFKEAVEWAQNVMSEVEPKSAILMTVKEIYSVKPGPDAGKRIK, encoded by the coding sequence ATGTTAACTGATGAAATGAAAGAGGCCATAGAAAAAAATCTTGTTTTCGTGGCGACAGCAAGCAGTGACGGCACGCCCAATGTCGTGCCCATCGGATTCGCAAGGCCAATAGACGATAAAAGGATACTAATAGTAGATGTTTTCATGAAAAAGACCCTAAGCAACCTCGAAGAAAACCCTAAAATGTCAATTATAGTCCAGAACGCCAAAGAACACCCATACCAATTTAAAGGGGTTGCAGAAATATTCAAATCAGGTGAATTCTTCAAAGAGGCCGTAGAATGGGCTCAGAATGTTATGAGTGAAGTGGAGCCGAAATCAGCCATCCTCATGACAGTAAAAGAGATATATTCTGTGAAACCAGGCCCAGACGCCGGTAAGAGGATAAAATAG
- a CDS encoding cation-translocating P-type ATPase, which produces MPCNNGKDKKTILISAILFIIGFYLQYSGYMLPAFILFTLTVLVSGLETFKGAILALYHGKFTINLLITLAVIGAYSLGDYPEAAIIVFLYYIAEYLEEYATGQAHESIKGLMQLKPEIATIKIGKKEVKVDASRVQPGEIMVIRPGDMIPLDGRIIDGSSYVDQSNITGESEPVHMTVGDEVLAGTINLGGYLEVKVTRNSERTIIARVIELIEKARMRRSSREVFMEKFASYYTPTIIIASILTGIIPSLIIGNPETWIYRALVLMVIACPCALVISVPVAMISGITAATRKGILIKGSSHLEEMSKIKTIVFDKTGTLTQGELTVKEIKAYNNANILKIAASLEKGLKHPIAEAITKLADEKGLEPLKVEDLEYKPGYGISGRIDGKLYFLGQNTRQKTENTSILLESDGKIIGEITLEDKMRPSAPTLIQRLSQENIKAMILTGDNPKVAEKLARKLKIDKYIGGLLPEDKFDFIENLKSKGRVAMVGDGINDAPALVAADVGIAMGTRGSDIALDTADIVLIDDDLMKIHQIIELGRRTMRIVKENIFFSILVKGSLALLSIFGLVSLWMAVGIGDMGLSLAVILNGLRNNQKILSPQLR; this is translated from the coding sequence ATGCCTTGTAATAATGGAAAAGACAAGAAAACCATACTCATATCCGCCATCTTATTTATCATAGGATTCTACCTACAATATAGTGGGTATATGCTACCTGCTTTCATACTATTCACACTAACTGTTCTTGTATCAGGCCTAGAAACATTCAAAGGGGCCATCCTAGCACTCTATCATGGTAAATTCACAATAAATCTTCTCATCACATTAGCGGTTATAGGAGCATATTCACTTGGGGACTATCCTGAGGCAGCTATCATAGTTTTCTTATATTATATTGCAGAATACCTAGAAGAATATGCGACCGGCCAGGCACATGAATCTATAAAGGGCTTAATGCAACTCAAACCAGAAATAGCAACGATAAAAATTGGGAAAAAAGAGGTTAAGGTGGATGCTAGTAGAGTGCAACCAGGGGAGATAATGGTCATACGCCCAGGGGACATGATACCCTTGGATGGGAGGATAATAGATGGTTCAAGTTATGTTGACCAATCAAATATTACAGGAGAATCCGAGCCAGTTCATATGACTGTTGGGGATGAAGTATTGGCAGGTACAATAAACCTTGGAGGCTACCTTGAAGTTAAGGTCACAAGGAATTCTGAAAGGACAATCATAGCAAGGGTCATAGAATTGATAGAAAAGGCTAGGATGAGAAGATCATCTAGGGAAGTTTTCATGGAGAAATTCGCATCATATTACACGCCAACAATTATAATAGCAAGCATATTAACAGGTATAATCCCAAGTCTGATCATAGGCAACCCAGAAACTTGGATATACCGAGCCCTTGTATTAATGGTGATCGCATGTCCTTGCGCCCTTGTAATATCAGTACCAGTTGCTATGATATCAGGGATAACAGCGGCCACAAGAAAAGGGATATTAATTAAAGGCTCAAGTCACCTTGAAGAAATGTCAAAGATAAAAACTATTGTATTTGATAAGACAGGGACGCTAACACAAGGTGAACTAACAGTAAAAGAAATAAAGGCATACAATAATGCTAACATATTAAAGATTGCAGCTTCACTAGAAAAAGGTTTAAAACATCCAATAGCGGAGGCGATAACCAAACTGGCAGATGAAAAAGGCTTGGAGCCATTAAAAGTCGAGGATTTAGAATATAAGCCAGGATATGGCATTTCTGGCAGGATAGATGGTAAGTTGTACTTCCTAGGCCAGAACACTCGGCAGAAAACCGAGAACACATCCATCCTCCTAGAAAGTGATGGTAAAATCATCGGGGAAATAACATTAGAAGATAAAATGAGACCATCAGCCCCCACCCTAATCCAAAGGTTATCCCAGGAAAATATCAAGGCAATGATCCTAACAGGAGATAATCCAAAAGTCGCGGAGAAACTAGCAAGGAAACTTAAAATTGACAAATACATTGGAGGCTTGCTCCCAGAGGACAAATTCGATTTCATAGAAAATCTAAAATCTAAGGGGAGGGTTGCCATGGTCGGTGACGGTATAAACGACGCCCCAGCCCTTGTAGCGGCAGACGTCGGGATCGCGATGGGGACCAGAGGCTCTGACATAGCCCTTGACACCGCAGATATAGTGCTAATCGACGATGACCTCATGAAAATCCACCAAATAATAGAACTAGGGAGAAGAACCATGAGAATAGTTAAAGAGAACATATTCTTCTCAATACTCGTTAAGGGATCCCTGGCCCTTCTTTCAATCTTTGGATTAGTATCATTATGGATGGCTGTGGGCATCGGTGATATGGGACTTTCACTCGCAGTAATCCTCAATGGACTGCGCAATAACCAAAAAATTTTATCCCCCCAACTAAGATAA
- a CDS encoding carbohydrate kinase family protein yields MFDVVGFGALNMDQLYMVDRIIGPEEETIIRSFKESCGGSAANTIIGLSKLGLKTAYIGKVAMDREGVKLKENLEREKVNLDLLIITKEGRSGKVIGFVDENGQRALYLDPGVNDTIKIDEIKIELVENSKLLHLTSFAGEGLKVQETLLERLSSRPLISLDPGNLYAKRGIKSLRRLIEAVNVLLLNEMEIKVMLGYRGSYKEAAKLLADEVDIIIIKRGSLGVYGLMDDLEVEVPALKVECVDTTGAGDAFNAGFLYAWLMGHDLKTSCYFGNYIASHCIQGYGATTTLPSSEATRILKK; encoded by the coding sequence TCAACTCTACATGGTTGATAGGATTATAGGCCCGGAAGAAGAGACCATAATCAGAAGTTTTAAGGAAAGTTGTGGCGGTTCCGCAGCTAATACTATCATAGGACTTTCAAAATTAGGCCTTAAAACTGCATACATTGGTAAGGTGGCCATGGACAGAGAGGGCGTTAAACTTAAAGAAAACCTTGAAAGGGAAAAGGTTAACTTGGATCTTTTAATCATCACAAAAGAGGGTAGAAGCGGTAAAGTAATAGGCTTCGTGGATGAAAATGGGCAAAGAGCACTCTATCTAGACCCTGGCGTAAATGACACCATAAAAATTGATGAAATAAAAATCGAACTAGTAGAGAATAGCAAATTATTACACTTAACATCATTTGCAGGTGAAGGTCTAAAAGTCCAGGAAACATTACTTGAGAGATTATCATCTAGGCCGCTTATAAGCCTAGACCCGGGAAACCTATACGCCAAAAGGGGGATAAAATCTCTTAGAAGGCTCATAGAGGCCGTTAACGTCCTATTATTAAATGAGATGGAAATTAAGGTGATGCTAGGCTACCGTGGATCCTATAAGGAGGCTGCGAAACTCCTAGCAGATGAAGTTGATATTATCATCATAAAAAGGGGCTCCTTGGGGGTTTATGGGCTCATGGACGACCTAGAAGTGGAAGTACCAGCCTTAAAAGTTGAATGTGTGGACACAACTGGGGCTGGTGACGCATTCAACGCAGGATTCCTATATGCATGGCTCATGGGCCATGACCTCAAAACCTCATGCTACTTCGGAAATTATATAGCATCCCATTGTATACAAGGATACGGTGCAACCACCACACTACCCTCAAGTGAAGCTACAAGAATACTAAAAAAATAA